The DNA sequence AGGAGAACTTCGAAAGCATACATCGGCACAACGCTTTCGCAGAGCGTTCCGCCCTCCTGGGCGACCTCCGGCTTGAGATGGAGGGCCTAAGGCCCGGCCGCCCTATGTCTCTGGACCGGTGGTTGATGGGAGTCTAGCTTAGGCGAAGCTCTAAAAACTCACCTTTGAGTCCCCTCGGAGAGACCGTCCCGCCTACGCCCCTGTTTCGCCCAATCGTATACTCGACCTGCCTGTTCCGTACGAACCGCCTCGGAGGGCACGTCCTGTGCCCCCTCGGCTTGGGGCGACGTCCTGTCGCCCCATTCGTACTACACAACGGCAGGTCGAGTATACGGGCTCAAATGGGCTACGTCGTAACGATCTCTCCGAGGGGACCCCGCTATTAAGCGAAGCTGGAGGCGTTCTTCAGGGCCCAGACGGTGTCTATGACCTGACGGTTTTCCCTGACGTCGTGGACTCGGACTATCTCCACGTCCTGCCATACACAGAGGGCGGTCGCGGCCAAGGTGGCCTCAAGCCTGTTCGCCGGGTCCGACTCCCCTAGCACCGCCCCGAAAACCGATTTTCTCGAGTGTCCTATCAGTATAGGAAGGCCCAGGGACCTAAAGAACTCGTTGTGCCCTAAGAGGGTCAGGTTGTGCTCGGTGGTCTTTCCGAAGCCTATGCCCGGGTCCAGCACTATCTGATCCCTCGGCACTCCCGCTTTAACCGCTAGGTCGATCCTCTCCTCAAAGTATCGGCATATCTCCCCTGGGAGACAATCGTAATAGGGGTTCTCCTGCATAGTACGGGGGACCCCTTTTATGTGCATTATGACCAGAGGGACTCCGGCTTTAGCCACAGCCTCAGGAAGTTCCTTGTCAAACCCCAGACCGGATATGTCGTTTATTATGTCCGCTCCCGAGTCCAGACAGGCTCTCGCCACGGAGGACTTGGTGGTGTCCACAGATATAGGGATCGCCGGATACTCCCTCCTTATGGCCTCTACGGCCGGCACCAGCCTGGATATCTCGGTATCACTGTCCACCGGGCTGGATCCTGGCCTGGTGGACTCGGCCCCTAGGTCCAGTATATCCGCTCCCTGGTCTATCATGGTCTCGACCTTTTTGAGACAGTCGGTGGAGGACGAGCGGCTTTCGGCGAAGAACGAGTCCTCCGTCAGGTTTACTATTGCCATGAGCTTGGTCTTTTTCCCGAGCTCCAGGGCCCTGCCTCCCGGCAGGTTCAGGATGTGTCTCTTTCTGGACAGGCCAGCCATGGCCCCCTCGATCTCCTGCTTTATCTCCGGCAGACCCCAGTAGGCCATGGCGGAGAGCTTTTCCGTCAGGTGGCGAAGTTGCTTTTTCGTGCCGAATATAAGGCAGTCGCATCGTTCGACCCCTCGGTCTATGGCGTGACGGTGGACCGCCACGTCCCCCCCTCTCGATAACATCTCCTGCTTCAGGGCGTTGGCCGCCCTGGTGTCCACGTCGGCTATCCTGAGGGCCGTTACCTGTCTTCGGTCGTCGAAATAGGGAAGGGCCCCCATGTCGCAGCCCATCTCCTCTAAGGTGTTTTTCAGCTCTTCGGTGGAGTTAAACCGGTGAAACCAAGCTGTCATCGACTTTCAGCGTCCTCTCTGTCCACTATGACCGAACTTGTGGCGGTCTCCCATACCTGAACGGTGTGAAGCTTACAGTTTGGCCGATTCACCTCGCCGTCCAGCTCGTCCCATACCCACAGGGCGATGTTCTCCGCCGTGGGCTGATCCATAACGTCGTTGAGGTAGGCGTGGTCCAGCCTGTCCAATACCTTCGCCGTGACCAGCTTTTTCAGCTCGGTGAAATCGAAGACCATATCGTCGTCGTCCCTGTGCCCCTTAAGCGTCACCGCCAGTCGATAGGTGTGTCCGTGAAGGGCCTCGCACTTTCCCCTGTATCGCTCAAGCCTGTGGGCTGCGTCAAAGGTGAATTCTTTTTTTAATAACATCTAGATTCCTCCTGCATTTTTTAATTATTTTTTCTCGACTTAGATGTCTATTGAGCATCTCTAAAAACGCTGTTCCTCGGAGAGGTCGTTCCGACGGAGCCCATTTGAGCCCGTATACTCGACATGCCGTCGTGTAGTCGAATGGGGCGACAGGACGTCGCCCCAAGCCGAGGGGGCACAGGACGTGCCCTCCGAGGCGGTTCGTACGAAGCAGGCAGGTCGAGTATACGCTTGGGCGAAACAGGGCGTAGGCGGGACGGTCTCTCCGAGGATGCTCGAAAATGAGTTTTTAGAGGTTCCCTATTGTAGCAAAGATACCTCTCTCCAAGCTTTATCGGATTACTATGTATCCATTTTATGGTATGATGTTTTTCGTTTGAAATTCGAGGGTGAAGGGTAGGGGGATAGATTGTCTTATTCAGGGGGAGGGGCTTTTTCAGCCCTTGGCTCAAGGAATTATCGTCTGTTTTTTTCCGGTCAGGCGGTGTCGTTGACGGGGTTTTGGATTCAGAGGGTCGCCATGGGGTGGCTCATATACAGGCTTACCGACTCGCCTTTTCTTCTAGGGGCGGTGGACTTCGCCAGCCAGATACCTCTTCTTTTTCTCTCCACCGTAGCAGGGGTTATGATGGAGCGCTGGGATCTTAGGAGGCTGATGATTATATGCCAGACATTGTGCATGGTCCACGCCGGTTTTCTGGCTGCTCTCACCCTCACTGGGACCGTCCAGTATTGGCATGTACTGGCTTTAGGGGTTTTATTGGGGATCGTAAACGCCTTTGAGCTTCCTGCCAGGCAGACCTTCGTGGTCCAGCTGGTGGACAGGCCCGAGGACCTCAGTAACGCGGTGGCCCTGAACTCCTCGCTCTTCAACGTCGCCAGGCTCATAGGCCCCTCGGTGGCCGGTTTCTGTATAGCCGCCTTCGGCGAGGGAATATGCTTTGGTCTAAACAGCGCCTTTTATCTGGCTACTCTGCTGGCTCTGATGGCTATGAGGCTCAAACCTCACAGAGTTGAGCCCTCGAAGGAGGGCTTTTTTGAGGGGTTGTCCTCGGGAATCGGCTACGTCCGACGTTTCCTTCCCATAAGGGATGTCCTCCTCTCCTTAGCCCTTCTCAGCTTCGCCGGTCTGCCCTATCTGGTCCTCCTTCCGGTCTTTGCCAAGGAGATTCTCCACGGCGGCCCGGGGCTTTTAGGTCTTCTGACAGGGGCTTCGGGCCTGGGAGCCCTGGTGGGATCCATAAGGCTGGCCGCCAGAAAGACCCCTGTGGGGCTCATGAGGGTGATGGCCCTTTCTATGTGTGGTTTCGGAGTTGCCCTGTCCTGCTTTGCCCTCTCCGACTGGGCCCTTCTGTCGGTGCCGCTGATAGTCTTTGTCGGTTTCTGCATGGTCTCCATACTGGTCGCTGGAAACACCGTGGTCCAGACCCTGGTGGAGGAGGATAAAAGAAGCAGGGTGATGGCCCTTTACGTGGTAGCTCTGACCGGGACCGCTCCCATCGGGAGCCTGATCTCCGGCGCTGTTGCCTCCCTCATAGGGGCTCAGATGGCTCTGGCCATCGGTGGCATAGTCTGTCTTGGGGCCGGTATGATTTTGGTGAAAAGAGGGGATCTACTGTGGTCCATGGCGGAGCCTATATACATAACAAAAGGCCTTTTGGTTCAGTCCGAAAGAGGTGAACTTCCCGTTGTCTCCGACGCTTTTTAGAGGTACAATGTTTTTGTATATGTATCAAAAGAGTCGGAGTGTTGCAAATATGTGAACGGAGGGGATTCCGATGGGTTGGTTGAGAAAAGCGTCGGTGGTCGCTAGGCTGGTGGCTATGGTAGGGGTCTTGTGTGCTTTTATAGTTGGAATGGCGTTCTATAATTATCTAAACGTGAAAAGGTTTGATTTTGAGCTTCAGGTTATCTACGGGCATTATCTGTTGCCCGTCCAGTGGCTGAACGACGCCAGGGCCCACGCTCAGGCCATTCGGTCTAACGTGTACGCCCTTATGCTGACCGATAAGGATAGCGAAAGCAGGGCGTTGATGGAGGATATCTCCAACCGCAGAAATTTGATGAACGAAAATCTGAAAAAATACGGAGAGCTGTCTCTTAGTCCCTCCAGCGTAAAGCTACTGGACGAGGTTCTCGGCGATATGGCGAAGGCCAGATCCGCTCTCCAGAAGGTTACCGACCTGGCCCTAAAAAACGAGAACCAGAGGGCCTACGATACCTTTAGGTCCGACGCCCTCCCTCCTCTGGATGAGTACAACGATCACATGGTTGAGCTGGCGGATTACATTTTGAAGGGGGCCAGAGAGGACAACGAGTACAATAAGAACCTCGTGGCTAGGATTCGGCTGAACTTATTGCTCGTCTCGGTTTTCTCTCTGTTTCTGTCGATCGCCATGGCCTTCTACATAGCCCGTTCCATAGCCGTCCCCCTCAGGGAGATGGAGGATCAGGTCGATGCCTTCTCCAAAGGCGACCTTTCCGTCGCTTTCTCCTCTCAGGGAGGGGATGAGGTCGCCAAGATAGGTAGGCGGCTCGGGAGGATGGCGGAGAAAATGAGAGAGGTTATCGGCGGTGTTATCGATGCGTCCCATGACCTGAAAGAGAGTTCCCAGGCCTTCTCGGGGCTGACGGAGGAGGCAAACGCCAGCCTGGAGGAGACCAGGTCGGGCACCGAGCAGGTAAGTCGGTCCGCCGAAAGCCTTTCCGCCGCAGGGGAGGAGATAAACGCCAGCGTCCAGGAGGTGGCCTCCGGTGCGGCCACCGCCGCCAGCAGAAGCGGTGAGGTCGCTGAACAGGTGGAATCCGCCAAGGTGGCCGCCGAGTCGGGCATATCGGCGGTGGCCTCGACGGTCAAGGACATGGCCTCGGTTTCTAAGGAGATAGATGGCTCCGCAAAGGCGGTGGACGACCTGGCGTCCAAGGCGGAGAGGATCCAGTCCATAGTCGGCGAGATATCCAGTATAGCGGACCAGACCAATCTTCTTGCTCTGAACGCCGCCATAGAGGCGGCCAGAGCCGGTGAGCACGGCAGGGGATTTGCCGTCGTAGCTGAGGAGGTCCGAAAGCTCGCGGAGGAGTCCAACGAGTCCTCAAAGAACATAGCCGAGCTGGCCAGGTCTATAGGGGAGGACCTGGAGTCGGTCAAAAAAGGGGCCAGGAGCAACCAGGCGGGAGCGTCCAGGGTCGATGTCCAGATAAGGGACGTAGAGGAGAGGATAAAGGCCATACTCGACGCTCTGGAGTCCATAGCCGGGGCCACACAGGATGTGGCGGCGGTCTCTCAGGAACAGGCGGCCTCCAGCGAGGAGATAGCCGAAACCGTCCAGGATATGGCGGAGAAGATACAGGGAGTCAACGAGATATCCTTAAACGTCAGGGATCAGGTTGTGGAGATAACCCAGGCTTCCGAGAGGCTATCCCTTGGGGCGGTTTCCCTTGCGGAGCTAGCCGATGACCTAAACTCTAAGGTCTCCTTCTTCAGATTAGGAGAAAAAGGCGGCCTAAAACCCCTCTAAATAAGCTTCTATAAGCCGACGACGAGAGTCGTCGGCTTATTTGTTTCTTTGTGGTAGAATCGAAATATTCTAGGTCTTCTCTGTAGGGGATAGTGACGCTGACTCGTCTCTCCGACCTACGTAGGATGGTCCGTTAGGCACGTTTGGCCGAATTTTCTGCCCTGTCCGTTTACGGGGCATAGATGGTGCTATATACTGAACCATATTTTTTCGTGGTTGATTTATCTGGGAGGGGGGTGGTGAGATAAAAAAACCGCTTATATGAGAGCGAACCTGATTCTCGCCCTTTTTTGCCTGGCGGTTATAGCCCTGTCCTCCACCGCCCTGATCGTCCAGCTTGAGCTGGACAGAAAGAGGGAGATCGAGTCCGCCTATCGCAGGACGGAGAACATGGCGAGGGCCTTTCAGGAGCACTCACTGAGGACCATACAGAACGTACACCATATATTAAATTCCCTGAGAGACGTTTACCTCAAAAGAGGGGGCCTGGCGATGAAGTCTTTCTCCGAGGTGGCCAACGCCAGCGTCGCTCGCTACGCGGTGGAGAGCCGCAGAGGACAGGAGAGCCTTTTTAACCTTCTAGGGGTAATAGACGGTTCGGGAAATCTGGTCCTGAGCTCTCAGGTTCCCTTCGTTTCGGTCAACGTCAGGGAGAGGGATTATTTCAAGGCCCATCGGGAGGGATGGCGGGATTTTCTCGTCAGTCCTCCGGTGCTCGGAACCGCCACAGGCAAGTGGTTTATACCTATGAGTATCCCTCTGTTCGAAGAGGGGGATTTCGGCGGACTGGTCCTGGCTTCGGTCAATCCCTTTGTGTTCTCCGATTTTTACAGCAGGATCTCCATCGGACCAGGGAGCGTTATCGCTATGGTAACCTTGGACGGTTCGGTCTTGGCTGGAGTCCACGACGACAGGCCTCTGGCCATGTCCCAGGTGATACAGGATAAAAAGGTCCTATCGGTGATGTCCCAGATCCCTAACGGATCCCTTATGGGGGACATGATCGGCGATGGCAATAAGAGAATACTGTCCTTCCGTCAGATATACCCTTACGATATATTTATCGTCGCAGGGGAGACGGAAGAGTACGTTCTGGCGGATTTTCATCGCAGAAGAACGGTGATGATCTGGTCGGTATTGTCCTTTAATTTTTTGGTTATCCTCTTTTTTATCGCCTTTAGGGCGGCTAAGGCGAGAGAGGAGGCCACTGAGGAGCGTTTTCAATCCTTTTTTGAACAAAACTCCGTGGGGTTTTCCATAACCTCCCCTGATGGTTCGTGGAAGCACATAAACGATAAATTCTGTCGTATGCTGGGATACGATAAATCGGAGCTTTTTTCAATGACCTGGAGGGATATAAGCCCCGAGGAGGATCGAGCTCAGGAGGTTATACGTTTCTGGTCCATGGTGGAGCGAGGGATCACCGAGTCTTTCTCCCAAAAGCGGTATATCCGAAAGGACGGCTCAATTTTGGACGTGGAGGTCTCCACCTACCTCATAAGGGATAAAGATGGAGACGTTGCGTACCTAGCGTCGTCGATCCAGGACATAACCGAGAGGCTAGAATCTCAGAGGCTCCTGGCTCAGAGGGCTTTGGAGCTTGAGAAGCACAGAGAGACCATCATAAACAGCATGGCTATACTGGCGGAGTACAGAGACGGCGATACCGGAGGGCATATCCAGAGGACCAAGGCCTACGTGAAGCTGCTTCTGGAGCGGTCCGGTGGAGAGGCTCTCTTCCCGCCGGAGGACCTCCCACTGGTGTGGCAGTCCGCCGCCCTCCACGATATAGGGAAGGTGGCTGTTCCCGATTCGGTTTTGCTCAAACCCGGCCCTCTGTCCAAAGAGGAGTTCGACCAGATAAAGATCCATCCTGTAGTCGGCGGTGAGGTGCTAGCCCGCACCGAGGGGCTACTCGGAGGAGGGGCCTTTATCTCCTACGCCAGGGATATCACCGAGTATCACCACGAAAAATGGGACGGTTCTGGGTATCCTCACGGCCTGAGGGGAACGGATATCCCCTTTTTGGCCAGGGTCATGGCCATTGCGGACGTCTACGATGCCCTGGTGTCCGCTCGGCCCTACAAGATGGCCTTCTCCCACTCTAAGGCGGTCTCCATCATAGAGGAAGGGGCGGGAAGCCACTTCGATCCCGATCTGGTCCAGGTGTTTTTGTCCTGCGAGAGAGAATTTGAGGCGATTTACCTCCATACCTCTTGACTTATGGGGCCGATCGTTGTATCCTTCCATAAATTCATCGAAAGGCGTGGTCGGCATGACTAGATCCTTCGCGAACAATTCGATGCTTTTCTGGTGGTGGTGGACCTAGGTCCACCGCGTCATTGGCTGTGTATTCGGGCCGCGGTGGCATAAGTCGCCGCGGCCCTTTTTGTATGTTTGGGCCGTGCTTCCCTATTTTATCGGGAGGACGGCCCTTTTTTAATTTAAAAAAAAAGACGAGGAGAGATCGATATGACCGTTATGACATCATCCGTAGAGACCGGTTACTTTGGGGCCTTTGGTGGCCGTTTTGTTCCAGAACCTCTTGAGAGACCTCTGGAGGAGCTCGCCTCCGCCTTCGCCGAGGCGGTGCTGGACCCTGATTTCGAGAGAGAGTATATAAGGCTCATGGTGGAGTACGTAGGCCGTCCCTCGGCCCTGACCGAGTGCCTTAACCTCGGTCGTCAGCTGGGCGGTGGAAGGCTGTTCCTCAAGAGGGAGGACCTCAACCACACAGGGGCACACAAGATCAACAACGCCATAGGCCAAGCCCTGTTGGCAAAGAGGATGGGGAAAACCAGGCTTATCGCCGAGACCGGTGCGGGAATGCACGGTACCGCCTCCGCTACCGTGGCCGCCCTGATGGGGATGGAGTGCGTTGTCTATATGGGGGCGGTGGACGTAGAGCGTCAGGCCCCTAACGTGAGCAGGATGAAGCTGATGGGTGCTAAGGTGGTACCGGTGACCCAGGGCCAGGGCGTGCTTAAAGACGCCGTGAACGCCGCCCTAACAGCCTATGTGGAGGACCCTGAGACCTTCTACCTCCTGGGTTCCGCCGTTGGACCTCATCCCTATCCCTCCATGGTCCGTCACTTCCAGAGGATCATCGGTCGAGAGGCCAGGGAGCAGATTATGGCCAGGGAAGGCCGTCTGCCAGACGAGATAGTGGCCTGCGTCGGAGGCGGCAGCAACGCAATAGGCCTTTTCTCCGGCTTCATCGACGACCAGTCGGTGTCTATAACCGGGGTTGAGCCCGCCGGTAAGGGCCTGGAGACCGGCGAGCACGCCGCTACCTTGGTGGCAGGTGCACCGGGGATAATCCACGGCTTTAAGACCTACGTTCTCGCCGACGACCAGGGCGAGCCAGCACCGGTTTACTCCATCTCCGCAGGGTTGGACTATCCTGGAGTTGGGCCGGAGCACTCACACCTTAAGGATTCGGGCAGGGCCAACTACGTGGCGGTGACCGACAAAGAGGCGCTGGATGCCTTTCACCTTCTCTGTCGCACCGAGGGGATAATCCCCGCTCTTGAGAGCTCCCACGCCCTGGCCTACGCCCTGAAGAGGCTTCCTCAGATGCAGAAGGACCAGATTCTGCTGTTAAACCTCTCCGGCAGAGGGGACAAGGACATGGACCAGATAATGGCCCTCGAGGCTTAGGACCACCTTGCGATAAAGTCGTCTATCAGACGGCGGGATATGCTGACGCTCCCGGGGATCTCCGGTAGATTCTCGGGGGCGAACCAGTCGGCGTGGTCTATCTCCACTCCGTCCACCTCTATCTCACCCTCAAGCCATTTGGCCCTAAAGCCAACCATGAGAGACCTCGGAAAAGGCCAGGACTGGCTTCCGAAGTACTCAACGTCACAGACCTTTATGCCTACCTCTTCCTTTATCTCCCTCTTTACGGTGTCCTCCAGGCTCTCCCCTAGGTCCACGAACCCCGCCAGGACGCTGTATCGTTTCCCGGGGAAGGCCCTGTTGTGCCCAAGGAGCAGTTTACCCTCCTTCTCCACCGCCACAATGACCGCCGGAGATATCACCGGATAGGAGGTGTTGCCGCAGGAGGGGCACCGTCTTCCTCTGTCCTCCATGTCCTCCATAGGTGAGCCGCATCTGCCGCAGAACCGGCTGTTTGTGCGCCAGTCCATCTCGGCGTAGAGCCTGTTTGCCACCGCGAAGGTCCTTTCTCCCATGACCTCCCACAGAGTCCTCCTGGGCACCGTTCGCCATCCGTCGGGCAGCGACCGCTCGCCGTCGATCTCAAGCCATTTCCCTACTTGAGGGACCTCTCCTGTCGATATCGCCTCTATGGAGTGTAAGGCCCAGCCCTCGGCGGGGATGACTACGTCGTTTCCTTTGAATATAAATGTTTCCATTGCTCTTCCCCCTTCCACAGGAAATCCTCTAAAAACGCTGATCCTCGGAGAGATCGTTCCGACGTAGCCCATTTGAGCCCGTATACTCGACCTGCCGTCGTGTAGAACGAATGGGGCGACAGGACGTCGCCCCAAGCCGAGGGGGCACAGGACGTGCCCTCCGAGGCGGTTCGTACGGAACAGGCAGGTCGAGTATACGATTGGGCGAAACAGGGCGTAGGCGGGACGGTCTCTCCGAATCTAAGTCTACATCCTTGTGGCCCGTTTAGGTGCTACATAAGCATGTTTTCGTGGTATTATTGCTCCCGTAAATATGACCTGAAAGGGATGATGGATGTGAAAATTTGGAGAGGTTTGTTAGCTTGTTTTATCGCAGTGGCCCTTTCTTCCGGGGCTTCGGCCCTGGAGATCGTGGACGGTCTGGGCCGGACGGTGGAGGTGCCCGATATGGTGGATAGGATTATATGCTCAGGGTCGGGAAGTTTGCGGCTAGCCACCTACCTACAGCTCTGGGATAAGGTGGTCGCCGTGGACAGCATAGAGAGAAAGACCGACCGATTTGACGCCAGGCCCTACGCACTGGCCCGTCCTGCCTACAAAGACCTTCCTCTTTTCGGCGAGTTCAGAGGCGACGATAGTCCCGAGCTTATTCTGTCTTTAGATCCCGCTCCTCAGGTGATCTTCAAGGTGGGCTGTACCGTCAAAGAAGCGGACACCCTCTATGAAAAGACCGCCATTCCGGTGGTAGCGCTGAACTACGGAAATCTGGTGGACGGCAGGGATAACCTGTACAGCGCCATAAGGATTATGGGCCAGGTAGCCCACGCCAAAGATAGAGCTGAAGAGGTAGTGGCCTTCCTCGATCGAACGATAGAGGACCTCCGGTCAAGGGCCGCCGATGTGGAAGCAAAACCGTCGGCCTACGTAGGAGGGATCGCCTTCAGAGGTCCTCACGGACTTCTCTCAACCGAGCCTACCTATCCTCCTTTCGCCTTTTCCGGTGTCGTGAACGTCGCCGCCCAAGGGGCTGGTGTTAAGGCTAAACACGCTGTGGTGGCCAAAGAGGCTCTCCTCCAGTGGGATCCTGAGATAATATTCATAGATCTTTCAACGATCACCGCCACCGGAGGAGGTGCCCTTAAAGAGCTCTCCGAGCCTCTGTGGGAGGGACTCTCCGCCGTAAAGGAAGGTCGAATCTACGGTGTCCTTCCCTACAACTGGTACAACCAGAATTTCGGAAATATCCTGGCGGACGCCTATTTTGTCGGCTCTCTTATCTTCCCCGACAGATTCTCCGATGTCGACCCGTCGGCAAAGGCGGACGAGATATTCAGCTTTCTGGTCGGTGAACCGGTCTTCAAGAGGTTAAATCAGGCTTTCGACGGAAAGGTCTTCGTGCCTCTGGAAGTAGGTAGATAGCCTATGCACCTGGACAGGGCGGAGGTCTCCCTTTCCTATCGGAGACACGTGGAGAGGAAGCAGGTCTTTATGGTCTGTCTGTTCCTTATCGGCGTCGTCTTTTTCTGTGTCTCCCTTTCGGTAGGGGTCTCCGGTATGCCTCTTGATATGGTCCTCAAAGGTCTTTTAGGTATGACCGAGGGCCGGGATAGGCTGATACTCTGGAGCATAAGGATGCCTCAGGCGGTGGCGGCGGTGGCGGCAGGGGCTGGGCTGGCCCTGTCCGGCGCGGCCATGCAGGCTATTCTCAGAAATCCCTTAGGTTCCCCTTTTACCCTGGGATTCTCCCACGCTGGGGCCTTCGGTGCCGCCTTGACGGTCATGGTCCTGGCAAAGATATCTCCCGTCCTTCCTGCCTGGTTGGTCTCCTTTGGACCTGGCATAGTTGCCCTAGGGGCCTTCGTCTTCTGTATGATAGCCACCTCGGTGATACTGGCGGTCTCCGCCTATCGAGGGGCTTCCCCTGAGACTATGGTCCTCTGTGGGGTGGCTTTAGGATCGCTGTTTACCGCTGGGACCATGTTTCTCCAGTATTTTGCCGACGACGTTCAGCTGGCCGCCATGGTGTTTTGGACCTTCGGCGACCTAGCTAGGGCTGGCTGGAAGGACCTAGGTGTGATGGCTTCGGTGCTGATTCCCGGTGGGATCTATTTCTACCTAAAGCGCTGGGATTTTAACGCCGTAGAGGCAGGGGATGAGACCGCCCGAGGTCTTGGAGTCGATGTATCCTCCCTCAGGCTCACCGGACTGGTGGTTTCCTCCCTGATGGTGTCGGTCACGGTGGCTTACTTAGGGGTGATCGGTTTTGTGGGCCTGATCTGCCCCCACTTTATCCGCCGAATTTTAGGGGACGATTACCGCTACGTCGTTCCCGCCAGCGCCCTGGCGGGGGCGTTGCTGCTCCTGGTTGCCGATACCTGTGCGAGACAGATCATGGCTCCTCACGTGATGCCTGTGGCTGTGTTGACCTCTTTTCTAGGGGCCCCCGCCTTTTTGTGGCTTCTGATAAGGACCGTTCGATGATATTGGCGGTAAAAGACCTGGGATTCAGGTGGGGAAGGGACTGGGTTTTCAGAGGTATCTCCTTTTCCGTGAATAGTGGAGAGCTTCTGTCGGTTATGGGCCCTAACGGTGTCGGCAAGACCACCTTGCTCAGATGCTTAAACGGAATCCTGTCCCCCTCCGAGGGGACAATAACCGTAGGAGGCAGGGATGTCTCCTCCATGTCCAGGCGGGAGATAGCCAAGGCGATGGGATACGTTCCTCAGTTTGTCCAGCCTCAGAGGATGACCGTCTTCGACGGGGTCCTGCTCGGAAGACGGCCTCATATAGGCTGGTCGGTATCGGAGAGGGATCTGGTGACAGTGGAGAGCGTCCTGTCTCTCCTGGGGCTTTCGGAGTTCAGGTTGCGGTCTATGGATCGGATCAGCGGAGGGGAGAGGCAGAAGGTGGCGATCGCCAGGGCCATGGTCCAAGAGCCTTCGGTGATGCTTCTCGACGAACCGACCGCTAGCCTGGATATGAAAAACAACATGGGGATGATGGAGACCATCTCCCACGTGGTACACTGCCACGGTTTGGCGGCGGTGGCCACTATTCACGACGTAAACTGTGCTTTAAGACATTCCGATAGGTGTCTTTTTCTGAGAGGTGGCTCTATCGAGGCCCTCTGCACTCCGTCGGAGGTCACAGGCTCGATGATAGAGTCGGTTTACGACCTAAAGGCGGATATCATCGACCACCGAGGCTATCCGGTGGTAATACCTGGAGGTTAGTTTATGAATAAATACGATATAGAGCCTATAGGGTTCATAAAATCCCCCTACATGGAGAGGGAGGAGATCCCGAGACAGGGATTTCACGCCCCTGAGGTGGAGGCGGTCGCGGTGATCGACGAAAAATGGGCCGACGCCATGATGGGGCTGGAGAATATAGACAGGCTGATGCTCCTTTTCCTGTTTCATCGCTCCTGCGACGTCCATATGACCGAGAACAAGCCCTGGCTGG is a window from the Dethiosulfovibrio salsuginis genome containing:
- the nudC gene encoding NAD(+) diphosphatase, with protein sequence METFIFKGNDVVIPAEGWALHSIEAISTGEVPQVGKWLEIDGERSLPDGWRTVPRRTLWEVMGERTFAVANRLYAEMDWRTNSRFCGRCGSPMEDMEDRGRRCPSCGNTSYPVISPAVIVAVEKEGKLLLGHNRAFPGKRYSVLAGFVDLGESLEDTVKREIKEEVGIKVCDVEYFGSQSWPFPRSLMVGFRAKWLEGEIEVDGVEIDHADWFAPENLPEIPGSVSISRRLIDDFIARWS
- the tsaA gene encoding tRNA (N6-threonylcarbamoyladenosine(37)-N6)-methyltransferase TrmO, producing the protein MNKYDIEPIGFIKSPYMEREEIPRQGFHAPEVEAVAVIDEKWADAMMGLENIDRLMLLFLFHRSCDVHMTENKPWLGGERGVFATRSPHRPNHIGVSEVEVLSVQGREIRFKGPDMLDGTPLIDIKPAVSRK
- a CDS encoding ABC transporter ATP-binding protein; translation: MASDKDRSMILAVKDLGFRWGRDWVFRGISFSVNSGELLSVMGPNGVGKTTLLRCLNGILSPSEGTITVGGRDVSSMSRREIAKAMGYVPQFVQPQRMTVFDGVLLGRRPHIGWSVSERDLVTVESVLSLLGLSEFRLRSMDRISGGERQKVAIARAMVQEPSVMLLDEPTASLDMKNNMGMMETISHVVHCHGLAAVATIHDVNCALRHSDRCLFLRGGSIEALCTPSEVTGSMIESVYDLKADIIDHRGYPVVIPGG
- a CDS encoding FecCD family ABC transporter permease; this translates as MHLDRAEVSLSYRRHVERKQVFMVCLFLIGVVFFCVSLSVGVSGMPLDMVLKGLLGMTEGRDRLILWSIRMPQAVAAVAAGAGLALSGAAMQAILRNPLGSPFTLGFSHAGAFGAALTVMVLAKISPVLPAWLVSFGPGIVALGAFVFCMIATSVILAVSAYRGASPETMVLCGVALGSLFTAGTMFLQYFADDVQLAAMVFWTFGDLARAGWKDLGVMASVLIPGGIYFYLKRWDFNAVEAGDETARGLGVDVSSLRLTGLVVSSLMVSVTVAYLGVIGFVGLICPHFIRRILGDDYRYVVPASALAGALLLLVADTCARQIMAPHVMPVAVLTSFLGAPAFLWLLIRTVR
- the trpB gene encoding tryptophan synthase subunit beta, yielding MTVMTSSVETGYFGAFGGRFVPEPLERPLEELASAFAEAVLDPDFEREYIRLMVEYVGRPSALTECLNLGRQLGGGRLFLKREDLNHTGAHKINNAIGQALLAKRMGKTRLIAETGAGMHGTASATVAALMGMECVVYMGAVDVERQAPNVSRMKLMGAKVVPVTQGQGVLKDAVNAALTAYVEDPETFYLLGSAVGPHPYPSMVRHFQRIIGREAREQIMAREGRLPDEIVACVGGGSNAIGLFSGFIDDQSVSITGVEPAGKGLETGEHAATLVAGAPGIIHGFKTYVLADDQGEPAPVYSISAGLDYPGVGPEHSHLKDSGRANYVAVTDKEALDAFHLLCRTEGIIPALESSHALAYALKRLPQMQKDQILLLNLSGRGDKDMDQIMALEA
- a CDS encoding iron ABC transporter substrate-binding protein, producing MLACFIAVALSSGASALEIVDGLGRTVEVPDMVDRIICSGSGSLRLATYLQLWDKVVAVDSIERKTDRFDARPYALARPAYKDLPLFGEFRGDDSPELILSLDPAPQVIFKVGCTVKEADTLYEKTAIPVVALNYGNLVDGRDNLYSAIRIMGQVAHAKDRAEEVVAFLDRTIEDLRSRAADVEAKPSAYVGGIAFRGPHGLLSTEPTYPPFAFSGVVNVAAQGAGVKAKHAVVAKEALLQWDPEIIFIDLSTITATGGGALKELSEPLWEGLSAVKEGRIYGVLPYNWYNQNFGNILADAYFVGSLIFPDRFSDVDPSAKADEIFSFLVGEPVFKRLNQAFDGKVFVPLEVGR